A single Venturia canescens isolate UGA chromosome 1, ASM1945775v1, whole genome shotgun sequence DNA region contains:
- the tzn gene encoding hydroxyacylglutathione hydrolase, mitochondrial isoform X3 — MHSQTTEIKSKDATIHVLSALQDNFMYLIVDPKTNEAAVVDPVDANVIDSVVKEHNVNLTKILTTHHHWDHAGGNQNMCRKFKNLNVYGGDDRIEAINCRVKHGDIINVGELKVECLETPCHTTSHICYYVTGPEKDTPSVFTGDTLFIGGCGRFFEGTPEQMHKALNKVLGSLPGETRVFCGHEYTCANLKYGLAVEPNNEAIQKKLEWAIKERETQTPTVPSSIAEEKLTNPFMRVNEASVMEHAQTTDPIETMRSLRKEKDSFKA; from the exons ATGCATAGTCAAACTACAGAAATCAAGTCAAAGGATGCGACAATTCATGTTCTTTCTGCGTTGCAAGACAATTTCATGTACCTG atcgttGATCCAAAAACAAATGAAGCTGCAGTCGTCGATCCCGTTGATGCAAATGTTATAGATTCTGTTGTTAAAGAACACAATgttaatttaacaaaaattcttACTACCCATCACCACTGGGACCATGCTGGTGGAAATCAGAATATGTGcaggaaattcaaaaatttaaatgtATATGGTGGGGATGATAGAATCGAAGCAATAAATTGCAGAGTGAAGCACGGTGATATAATCAATGTCGGAGAATTGAAAGTGGAGTGTTTAGAGACACCTTGTCATACAACGAGTCACATATGTTATTATGTCACTGGACCAGAGAAAGACACACCTTCTGTATTTACAG gtGACACTCTCTTCATTGGTGGTTGTGGAAGATTTTTCGAAGGAACTCCTGAGCAAATGCACAAAGCTCTCAACAAAGTTCTCGGTTCTCTACCTGGCGAGACG aGAGTGTTTTGTGGTCACGAATACACGTGCGCGAATTTGAAGTACGGCCTCGCGGTCGAACCGAACAACGAAGCGATCCAGAAAAAGTTGGAGTGGGCGATAAAAGAGCGTGAAACACAAACTCCGACTGTACCAAGTTCGATTGCTGAAGAGAAACTCACAAATCCGTTTATGCGTGTTAACGAGGCGAGTGTGATGGAACATGCACAGACAACCGATCCAATTGAAACCATGAGATCTTTGCGCAAGGAAAAGGATAGTTTCAAAGCATAA
- the LOC122419059 gene encoding high mobility group B protein 6, translating into MTENNMYIPPMVKSEISDESEYDAEPEEFNIYKKKYQLLLDRCEVLQQDNERLVYRIQRVRKLLKRTRKEKKFLIDRLDSHGDRWREAPMGVLEENSVFQTALKPEKPTKSSIQAVKEEKPKKGAKRKSGKADPNAPKRPANPFFQFCQEQRPRVMERLAGEPEPSKQELTRQLATTWKSLTSEDKKVYYDMYERSKEKYVAEMQIYNKKVEDVPSQPTLNIT; encoded by the exons ATGACAGAAAACAATATGTACATACCGCCAATGGTGAAAAGTGAAATTTCTGACGAATCCGAGTACGATGCCGAACCTGAGGAATTCaacatttacaaaaaaaaatatcaacttttGCTAGACAGATGCGAAGTTTTGCAGCAG GACAACGAGAGACTGGTTTATCGAATTCAAAGAGTCAGAAAACTGTTGAAAcgaacgagaaaagaaaaaaa ATTTTTGATCGACCGTTTGGATTCTCATGGTGATCGATGGCGAGAAGCACCAATGGGGGTATTAGAAGAAAATAGTGTCTTTCAGACTGCCTTAAAACCTGAAAAACCAACAAAATCTAGCATACAGGccgtgaaagaagaaaaaccaAAGAAAGGAGCAAAACGGAAAAGCGGGAAGGCTGATCCGAATGCTCCCAAGAGACCGGCCAATCCTTTCTTCCAATTCTGTCAAGAGCAGAGACCCAGGGTTATGGAAAGACTCGCCGGTGAACCTGAACCAAGTAAACAAGAATTGACGAGACAACTCGCCACTACATGGAAATCACTCACCTCCGAAGACAAAAAA gTTTATTACGACATGTATGAACGTTCCAAGGAAAAATACGTGGCGGAAATGCAAATATACAATAAAAAAGTGGAAGACGTGCCTTCCCAGCCAACATTAAACATAACTTAA
- the tzn gene encoding hydroxyacylglutathione hydrolase, mitochondrial isoform X2: MKSKSISTNGFGRMHSQTTEIKSKDATIHVLSALQDNFMYLIVDPKTNEAAVVDPVDANVIDSVVKEHNVNLTKILTTHHHWDHAGGNQNMCRKFKNLNVYGGDDRIEAINCRVKHGDIINVGELKVECLETPCHTTSHICYYVTGPEKDTPSVFTGDTLFIGGCGRFFEGTPEQMHKALNKVLGSLPGETRVFCGHEYTCANLKYGLAVEPNNEAIQKKLEWAIKERETQTPTVPSSIAEEKLTNPFMRVNEASVMEHAQTTDPIETMRSLRKEKDSFKA, from the exons CAAAAAGTATCAGTACTAACGGTTTTGGCAGGATGCATAGTCAAACTACAGAAATCAAGTCAAAGGATGCGACAATTCATGTTCTTTCTGCGTTGCAAGACAATTTCATGTACCTG atcgttGATCCAAAAACAAATGAAGCTGCAGTCGTCGATCCCGTTGATGCAAATGTTATAGATTCTGTTGTTAAAGAACACAATgttaatttaacaaaaattcttACTACCCATCACCACTGGGACCATGCTGGTGGAAATCAGAATATGTGcaggaaattcaaaaatttaaatgtATATGGTGGGGATGATAGAATCGAAGCAATAAATTGCAGAGTGAAGCACGGTGATATAATCAATGTCGGAGAATTGAAAGTGGAGTGTTTAGAGACACCTTGTCATACAACGAGTCACATATGTTATTATGTCACTGGACCAGAGAAAGACACACCTTCTGTATTTACAG gtGACACTCTCTTCATTGGTGGTTGTGGAAGATTTTTCGAAGGAACTCCTGAGCAAATGCACAAAGCTCTCAACAAAGTTCTCGGTTCTCTACCTGGCGAGACG aGAGTGTTTTGTGGTCACGAATACACGTGCGCGAATTTGAAGTACGGCCTCGCGGTCGAACCGAACAACGAAGCGATCCAGAAAAAGTTGGAGTGGGCGATAAAAGAGCGTGAAACACAAACTCCGACTGTACCAAGTTCGATTGCTGAAGAGAAACTCACAAATCCGTTTATGCGTGTTAACGAGGCGAGTGTGATGGAACATGCACAGACAACCGATCCAATTGAAACCATGAGATCTTTGCGCAAGGAAAAGGATAGTTTCAAAGCATAA
- the tzn gene encoding hydroxyacylglutathione hydrolase, mitochondrial isoform X1 — MFNAALRACPTWLEKQLTCAYFKAKSISTNGFGRMHSQTTEIKSKDATIHVLSALQDNFMYLIVDPKTNEAAVVDPVDANVIDSVVKEHNVNLTKILTTHHHWDHAGGNQNMCRKFKNLNVYGGDDRIEAINCRVKHGDIINVGELKVECLETPCHTTSHICYYVTGPEKDTPSVFTGDTLFIGGCGRFFEGTPEQMHKALNKVLGSLPGETRVFCGHEYTCANLKYGLAVEPNNEAIQKKLEWAIKERETQTPTVPSSIAEEKLTNPFMRVNEASVMEHAQTTDPIETMRSLRKEKDSFKA, encoded by the exons ATGTTTAACGCTGCATTACGTGCTTGCCCAACCTGGCTCGAGAAACAACTCACGTGCGCATATTTTAAGG CAAAAAGTATCAGTACTAACGGTTTTGGCAGGATGCATAGTCAAACTACAGAAATCAAGTCAAAGGATGCGACAATTCATGTTCTTTCTGCGTTGCAAGACAATTTCATGTACCTG atcgttGATCCAAAAACAAATGAAGCTGCAGTCGTCGATCCCGTTGATGCAAATGTTATAGATTCTGTTGTTAAAGAACACAATgttaatttaacaaaaattcttACTACCCATCACCACTGGGACCATGCTGGTGGAAATCAGAATATGTGcaggaaattcaaaaatttaaatgtATATGGTGGGGATGATAGAATCGAAGCAATAAATTGCAGAGTGAAGCACGGTGATATAATCAATGTCGGAGAATTGAAAGTGGAGTGTTTAGAGACACCTTGTCATACAACGAGTCACATATGTTATTATGTCACTGGACCAGAGAAAGACACACCTTCTGTATTTACAG gtGACACTCTCTTCATTGGTGGTTGTGGAAGATTTTTCGAAGGAACTCCTGAGCAAATGCACAAAGCTCTCAACAAAGTTCTCGGTTCTCTACCTGGCGAGACG aGAGTGTTTTGTGGTCACGAATACACGTGCGCGAATTTGAAGTACGGCCTCGCGGTCGAACCGAACAACGAAGCGATCCAGAAAAAGTTGGAGTGGGCGATAAAAGAGCGTGAAACACAAACTCCGACTGTACCAAGTTCGATTGCTGAAGAGAAACTCACAAATCCGTTTATGCGTGTTAACGAGGCGAGTGTGATGGAACATGCACAGACAACCGATCCAATTGAAACCATGAGATCTTTGCGCAAGGAAAAGGATAGTTTCAAAGCATAA